A genomic window from Streptomyces broussonetiae includes:
- a CDS encoding aldehyde dehydrogenase — protein MIEELLGRSYDEWRAAADKLVPETRPYIDGAFADAACADRFPSVSPRDGKVLAQVQAGSAEDVDRAVRSARAAFEDGRWRDLAPKERKRILLRWAELIEVNAEELALLDTLEMGKPITESLRVDVAKAAETIRWYAETIDKTYDEVAPTPGDALALITREPLGVVGAVVPWNYALLIASWKLGPALATGNSVVLKPAEQTSLATLRLAALATEAGLPDGVFNVVPGRGEVAGQALGRHPDVDKIAFTGSAEVARLFQVYAGESNGKQIAVEAGGKSPQLVLADADIEAAASAVAWGIFYNAGQTCNAGSRVVVHSSVKDELLAAVRRITVDTFRVGDPLDPATVLGPIVDEAQLAKILGYIERGTADGATVLLGGNRVLTETGGSYVEPTVLDGVANSSVVAQEEIFGPVLAVVSYDDDSDDNAEGVRLANHSDFGLVASVWTRDVTVAHRTARRLRAGTVWINTFDASDVITPFGGFKATGAGRDKSLHALDAYTALKTTWINLA, from the coding sequence ATGATCGAGGAGTTGCTGGGGCGCTCGTACGACGAGTGGCGGGCCGCGGCCGACAAGCTCGTCCCCGAGACCCGCCCCTACATCGACGGCGCCTTCGCGGACGCCGCCTGCGCCGACCGTTTCCCGAGCGTCTCGCCACGCGACGGGAAGGTACTGGCGCAGGTGCAGGCCGGCTCCGCCGAGGACGTCGACCGGGCCGTGCGCTCGGCCCGGGCCGCCTTCGAGGACGGCCGCTGGCGCGATCTCGCGCCCAAGGAGCGCAAGCGGATCCTGCTGCGCTGGGCGGAGCTGATCGAGGTGAACGCCGAGGAACTGGCGCTGCTCGACACGCTGGAGATGGGCAAGCCGATCACCGAGTCGCTGCGCGTGGACGTGGCCAAGGCCGCGGAGACGATCCGCTGGTACGCGGAGACGATCGACAAGACCTACGACGAGGTCGCCCCCACTCCCGGGGACGCGCTCGCGCTGATCACCCGGGAGCCCCTCGGCGTCGTCGGCGCCGTCGTCCCGTGGAACTACGCGCTGCTGATCGCCAGTTGGAAGCTGGGGCCGGCGCTCGCCACCGGCAACAGCGTGGTGCTCAAGCCCGCCGAGCAGACCTCGCTCGCCACGCTGCGGCTGGCCGCGCTCGCCACCGAGGCGGGGCTGCCGGACGGGGTGTTCAACGTCGTCCCCGGCCGGGGCGAGGTGGCCGGGCAGGCGCTCGGCCGGCACCCCGATGTCGACAAGATCGCCTTCACCGGCTCGGCGGAGGTGGCCCGGCTCTTCCAGGTGTACGCGGGCGAGTCCAACGGCAAGCAGATCGCCGTCGAGGCGGGCGGCAAGTCGCCGCAACTCGTGCTGGCGGACGCCGACATCGAGGCCGCCGCGTCCGCCGTGGCCTGGGGCATCTTCTACAACGCGGGCCAGACGTGCAACGCGGGCTCCCGGGTCGTCGTGCACTCCTCCGTCAAGGACGAACTCCTCGCCGCCGTACGCCGGATCACCGTCGACACCTTCCGGGTCGGCGACCCGCTCGACCCGGCCACGGTGCTGGGCCCGATCGTGGACGAGGCCCAGCTCGCCAAGATCCTCGGCTACATCGAGCGCGGCACCGCGGACGGCGCCACCGTGCTGCTCGGCGGCAACCGGGTGCTCACCGAGACCGGCGGCAGCTATGTGGAGCCGACGGTGCTGGACGGGGTGGCCAACTCCTCCGTGGTCGCGCAGGAGGAGATCTTCGGGCCCGTGCTCGCCGTCGTGTCGTACGACGACGACTCCGACGACAACGCCGAGGGCGTACGGCTCGCGAACCACAGCGACTTCGGGCTCGTCGCCTCGGTGTGGACCCGGGACGTGACCGTGGCCCACCGCACGGCACGGCGGCTGCGGGCCGGCACCGTGTGGATCAACACCTTCGACGCCAGCGACGTCATCACCCCGTTCGGCGGCTTCAAGGCGACCGGCGCGGGCCGCGACAAGTCCCTGCACGCGCTCGACGCGTACACGGCGCTCAAGACGACGTGGATCAACCTCGCCTGA